From Electrophorus electricus isolate fEleEle1 chromosome 8, fEleEle1.pri, whole genome shotgun sequence, the proteins below share one genomic window:
- the maco1a gene encoding macoilin-1, whose product MKRRNADCSKLRRPLKRNRITEGIHSSTFLYLKFLLVWALVLLADFVLEFRFEYLWPFWLFIRSVYDSFRYQGLAFSVFFVCVAFTSDIICLLFIPMQWLFFAASTYVWVQYVWHTERGVCLPTVSLWILFVYIEAAIRFKDLKNFHIGLCRPFAAHCIGYPVVTLGFGFKSYVSYKMRLRKQKEVQKENEFYMQLLQQALPPEQQMLQRQEREAEEAASKSMLEADATLVAQNGTPTTKKLPISFPELEPRDRGREGVREAKKQQQHSIGINNNILQTVDSKLQDIEYMENHLSSKRLNNELGGSAESILLKEDMGSMAGASSSSKHCKNSSPHSHSSTNGSVPSSSLSNKNEKKQKGVGKTAASHRDLMENCIPNNQLSKPDALVRLEQDVKKLKADLQASRQLEQDLRSQIGSLGSVERSMRSELSQLRQENELLQSKLHNAVQAKQKDRQMIAQLEKRLKLEQEARAVAEKQLAEEKKRKKLEEATTARAVALAAASRGECTDSLRSRIRELESDCKKLSQDVKFKEEHLRELEGKAQELHKYKENEKDTEVLMSALSAMQDKTQHLENSLSAETRIKLDLFSALGDAKRQLEIAQGQILHKEQEIKELKQKIAEVMAVMPSIAYSAEANSMSPVAPHYSSKFMDTSPSSLDPNASVYQPLNK is encoded by the exons ATGAAGCGGCGCAATGCGGACTGCAGTAAACTCCGTCGCCCGTTAAAACGGAATCGTATCACCGAGGGGATTCACAGCAG TACCTTCCTCTACCTAAAATTCCTGCTGGTGTGGGCCCTGGTACTGCTTGCAGATTTTGTGCTGGAGTTCCGGTTTGAATACTTATGGCCATTCTGGCTCTTCATCAGGAGTGTGTATGACTCCTTTAGATACCAGGGACTG gcGTTCTCCGTGTTCTTTGTTTGCGTTGCATTCACATCAGACATCATATGCCTCCTGTTCATCCCTATGCAGTGGCTGTTTTTTGCTGCCAGCACTTATGTTTGGGTGCAGTATGTATGGCACACGG AGCGAGGAGTGTGTCTGCCCACAGTCTCTTTGTGGATCCTTTTCGTCTATATTGAAGCAGCCATCAGATTCAAAGACCTGAAAAATTTCCACATTGGCCTGTGTCGTCCGTTCGCTGCTCACTG CATCGGCTACCCTGTGGTGACGCTGGGCTTCGGCTTCAAGAGCTACGTGAGCTACAAGATGCGCTTGCGGAAGCAGAAGGAGGTGCAGAAGGAGAACGAGTTCTAcatgcagctgctgcagcaagCACTGCCTCCTGAGCAACAGATGCTtcagaggcaggagagagaggcagaggaag ctgcTTCTAAAAGCATGTTGGAGGCTGATGCAACACTGGTGGCTCAAAATGGCACCCCAACCACTAAAAAACTGCCTATCTCCTTCCCAGAGCTGGAGCCCCGAGATAGGGGCagggagggtgtgagagaggccaagaaacagcaacagcacagcATAGGAATAAACAACAATATCTTACAGACTGTGGACTCTAAGCTGCAGGACATTGAATACATGGAAAATCATTTGAGCAGCAAGAGACTGAATAATGAGCTTGGAGGCAGTGCTGAGAGCATACTGCTTAAAGAGGACATGGGCAGCATGGCAGGAGCTTCCTCCTCTTCCAAACATTGCAAAAATTCCTCTCCTCACAGCCACAGTTCCACCAATGGCAGCGTGCCCTCCTCATCCTTGTccaataaaaatgagaaaaagcagAAGGGAGTAGGGAAAACTGCTGCCAGCCATCGAGATCTGATGGAGAACTGCATACCCAACAACCAGCTTAGTAAGCCGGACGCTTTGGTGCG TCTGGAGCAGGACGTGAAGAAGCTGAAGGCAGACCTGCAGGCCAGCCGTCAGCTGGAGCAGGACCTGCGCAGTCAGATCGGCTCACTGGGCAGCGTGGAGAGGAGTATGCGCTCCGAGCTCAGCCAGCTCCGCCAGGAGAATGAGTTGCTACAGAGCAA gcttcATAACGCAGTGCAGGCCAAGCAAAAGGACAGGCAGATGATTGCTCAGCTGGAGAAGCGTCTGAAGTTGGAGCAGGAGGCTCGTGCAGTGGCGGAGAAGCAGCtggcagaggagaagaagaggaagaagctAGAGGAGGCCACTACAGCCCGTGCTGTTGCCCTGGCCGCCGCCTCCAG AGGGGAGTGCACAGACTCCCTTAGGAGTCGCATACGTGAGCTGGAGTCTGACTGCAAGAAGCTCTCCCAGGATGTTAAGTTTAAAGAAGAGCATCTCCGAGAGCTGGAGGGCAAAGCGCAG GAGTTGCACAAGTataaagagaatgagaaggatACAGAGGTCCTTATGTCTGCGCTGTCAGCCATGCAGGATAAAACCCAGCACCTGGAGAACAGCCTGAGTGCTGAGACCAGGATCAAGCTGGATCTCTTCTCAGCACTGGGCGACGCCAAAAGGCAGCTAGAGATTGCACAAG GTCAGATCCTTCACAAGGAACAGGAGATAAAGGAGCTGAAACAGAAGATAGCTGAGGTCATGGCTGTGATGCCCAGTATCGCCTATTCGGCTGAGGCCAACAGCATGAGTCCTGTGGCGCCCCACTATTCGTCCAAGTTCATGGACACCAGCCCCTCTAGTCTGGATCCCAATGCTTCTGTGTACCAGCCCCTGAACAAGTGA
- the fndc5b gene encoding fibronectin type III domain-containing protein 5 yields MGGKGISAALLFLGYISVSSVNADSLSAPLNVTIKTLEGNSAVVTWDILEGDPVIGFAITQQKKDVHMMRFIREVNTTTRSCALWDLEADTEYIVHVQSISMSGTSPPSDPILFRTPKESEKLASKSPDEVTMKEVGEAAQLRAGELIIIVVVLIMWAGVIALFCRQYDIIKDNEPNNNKDKAKNSSECSTPEHPTGGLLRSKV; encoded by the exons ATGGGAGGAAAAGGCATCTCTGCCGCGTTGCTGTTTCTGGGATACATCTCCGTATCTTCGGTTAATGCAG ATAGTTTGTCTGCTCCGCTCAATGTGACCATCAAAACCTTAGAGGGCAACTCAGCAGTGGTCACATGGGACATTCTGGAAGGGGATCCTGTCATCGGCTTTGCAATCACGCAACAG AAGAAAGATGTGCACATGATGCGCTTCATTCGGGAGGTGAACACCACTACTCGCTCCTGTGCATTGTGGGATTTGGAGGCAGACACAGAATATATTGTCCATGTACAGTCCATCAGCATGAGTGGGACCAGCCCTCCCAGTGACCCTATCCTCTTCCGCACCCCAAAAGAGTCTGAGAAACTGGCCTCCAAAAGTCCTG aTGAGGTGACTATGAAAGAGGTCGGTGAGGCAGCCCAGCTGAGGGCTGGAGAACTCATCATTATAGTGGTGGTCCTGATCATGTGGGCAG GAGTGATCGCTCTCTTCTGCCGCCAGTATGACATCATCAAAGACAATGAGCCCAACAATAACAAGGACAAAGCCAAGAACTCATCAGAGTGCAGTACCCCTGAACACCCTACAGGGGGCCTTCTGCGTAGCAAGGTCTAA
- the srfbp1 gene encoding serum response factor-binding protein 1, whose translation MPAALNLSNEVVKMRAEVKRVKVLVRRKLTRQIAALKRKKGTQADLERYQRRAARLLEEMHELKALAPDNITKTALQQDISFQKVCQNKAASLSERATARVATHPDFSRRIQSLKDAVKAFSAERLNAVEAQTTAELESGGSVLQLNDSELESDGDEGLKEELIKGKNKEHEGDDVQGFNKMINQDQCVSVTTKEKSLEADIIPTEVVRMRKQVKKLRMLLIHKVTQKITSLRREKDKDLKVNQQCITSLQKEVQVLRDLLPDHVTITALQGKMDLEYVLQDPKSSSLERATAQIATHPRFVKKLQDVRKAIEEERTKVASAKQRNVGKEDFSEVKKDEDSDGEEEEEEEVEDKADEDMMVTDDSDDDDDDKTEDKRKKDQPLKDEVIKNYNAIKLSEDTKLHTVNETAASISKEGVTEKDVESSVHLKSDSEIAVTVGVVKSMHCQETPVMSAPPPGRNELITETKKPENRGSKEENDSDLSDGEEEREYFDDSTEERFHKQSSQSEESDDDDFFLGKVSKLKKKKSDGAAEKEKKSDPTKVARLQKAKEAGDARQEFKMQSVFCSTLSKSSDAYQKGKDCNSKPLRLQNQKKCSDGNAKPTWFKSQDPRNDRRRVAFNKLAAGPKGPGPGTRITTEARFGRNPAQGSKGGPGKVNRPQHSQQTLHPSWEASRKRKEQQAQITGFQGKKIKFDDN comes from the exons ATGCCAGCAGCACTAAACCTCAGCAACGAGGTGGTCAAAATGAGGGCCGAGGTGAAGAGGGTCAAGGTGTTGGTTCGCCGGAAGCTCACGAGACAGATTGCAGctctgaagagaaagaaaggaacgCAGGCTGACTTGGAGAGATATCAGAGGCGTGCTGCGCGCTTGCTTGAGGAGATGCATGAGCTAAAGGCCCTTGCTCCGGACAACATCACCAAGACAGCCCTGCAGCAGGACATCAGCTTCCAGAAGGTGTGCCAGAACAAAGCTGCGAGCCTGTCAGAACGCGCCACTGCTCGCGTTGCCACACACCCAGACTTCAGCAGGAGAATCCAGAGCCTCAAGGATGCTGTCAAAGCTTTCAGTGCCGAAAGGCTGAATGCTGTGGAGGCCCAGACAACAGCTGAGCTGGAATCTGGAGGCAGTGTCCTGCAGCTGAACGATTCCGAGCTCGAGAGTGATGGTGATGAGGGGTTGAAGGAAGAGCTCATAAAAGGGAAGAACAAGGAGCATGAGGGAGATGATGTGCAGGGATTCAATAAAATGATCAATCAGGATCAGTGTGTTTCAGTCACAACAAAAGAG AAATCCTTAGAGGCAGACATCATACCCACTGAGGTGGTAAGGATGAGGAAACAAGTGAAGAAATTGAGGATGCTGCTTATTCATAAGGTGACCCAGAAGATTACCAGCCTGAGGAGGGAGAAGGACAAAGATCTGAAAGTCAATCAGCAATGCATAACAAGTCTTCAAAAGGAAGTCCAGGTTTTGAGGGATCTTTTACCTGACCATGTTACTATAACAGCGCTTCAGGGGAAAATGGATCTTGAATATGTTCTGCAGGACCCAAAGTCCAGCTCGCTGGAGAGAGCCACTGCCCAGATTGCCACACATCCACGCTTTGTCAAGAAGCTTCAGGATGTCCGTAAGGCCATTGAAGAGGAAAGGACAAAGGTGGCATCAGCTAAGCAAAGAAATGTGGGCAAGGAGGATTTCAGTGAAGTGAAAAAGGATGAAGATAGCgatggtgaggaggaggaggaggaggaggttgaAGATAAGGCTGATGAGGATATGATGGTTACTGATGACAgtgatgacgacgacgacgacaaaacagaagataaaagaaagaaagatcaACCCTTGAAGGATGAAGTAATTAAAAACTATAATGCTATAAAGCTGTCAGAAGATACCAAACTGCATACTGTGAACGAGACAGCAGCCTCAATATCAAAAGAAGGAGTGACTGAAAAAGATGTAGAGAGTTCAGTCCATCTAAAAAGTGATTCTGAAATAGCTGTTACAGTGGGCGTTGTCAAGAGCATGCATTGTCAAGAAACACCAGTGATGAGTGCACCACCACCAGGAAGAAATGAACTCATAACTGAGACCAAGAAGCCAGAGAACAGAGGTAGCAAGGAAGAGAATGACTCAGATCTGTCAGAtggtgaagaagagagagaatattttgATGACAGTACCGAAGAGCGTTTCCACAAGCAGTCTTCTCAGTCCGAGGAGagcgatgatgatgatttctTCCTTGGCAAAGTGAGCAAacttaagaaaaagaaaagtgatgGAGCAgctgagaaggagaaaaagagcgACCCTACCAAGGTAGCCAGATTGCAGAAAGCTAAGGAGGCCGGTGATGCACGTCAAGAATTCAAAATGCAATCAGTATTCTGTTCCACCCTGTCCAAATCTAGTGATGCCTATCAGAAGGGGAAAGACTGTAATTCAAAGCCACTGCGCTTACAGAACCAGAAAAAATGTTCTGATGGTAATGCAAAACCAACTTGGTTCAAAAGCCAAGACCCCAGGAATGACAGAAGGCGTGTAGCCTTTAATAAACTGGCAGCTGGACCCAAAGGTCCTGGTCCAGGGACGAGGATTACCACAGAAGCACGGTTTGGGAGGAATCCAGCCCAGGGTAGTAAAGGTGGACCTGGTAAGGTTAACCGTCCCCAACATTCCCAGCAAACGCTGCATCCCTCGTGGGAAGCCagcagaaagaggaaagagcagCAGGCGCAAATCACAGGTTTCCAGGGGAAAAAGATTAAATTTGATGACAATTAA
- the ldlrap1a gene encoding low density lipoprotein receptor adapter protein 1a yields the protein MDVLKSAKRAIRSPGLGQQSWSAGKHQKLPEDWTDTRETLLEGMTFNLRHLGMTLVDQPKGEDLSAAAVKRIIATAKASGRKPPKVALKVSPQGILLFSVGSNQLLESISIYRISYCTADKIHDKVFAYIAQNQHNETLECHAFLCAKRKVAQAVTLTVAQAFRVAFDFWQVAKEDKEQQVKSACALETDSSMNLDTSVNMVNLKGADGATGNLLDFAESQDTVMDNTDSQANLEMDDGLDEAFSRFAEARTQVLDIGLTPLEHCSDPETNSNDSRADDHICP from the exons ATGGACGTCCTGAAGTCAGCCAAAAGGGCTATTCGCAGTCCAGGTCTTGGCCAACAGTCGTGGAGCGCTGGTAAACACCAAA AGCTTCCAGAGGACTGGACAGACACCAGGGAGACCCTCTTGGAGGGCATGACCTTTAACCTACGACACTTGGGAATGACTCTTGTCGACCAGCCCAAAGGCGAGGACCTGTCAGCTGCTGCTGTCAAGAGGATTATTGCTACA GCTAAAGCGAGTGGAAGGAAGCCTCCCAAAGTGGCTCTGAAGGTCTCCCCTCAGGGAATTCTGCTGTTCAGTGTTGGGTCCAATCAACTGCTGGAGAGCATCTCTATATACAG AATATCATATTGCACAGCAGACAAAATACATGACAAGGTGTTTGCTTACATCGCTCAGAACCAACACAATGAGACGCTTGAGTGCCATGCGTTCCTCTGTGCCAAGAGGAAAGTG GCCCAAGCAGTAACGCTTACTGTAGCCCAGGCTTTCAGAGTGGCCTTTGATTTCTGGCAGGTTGCCAAAGAAG ACAAAGAACAGCAAGTGAAGTCGGCGTGTGCTTTGGAAACCGATAGTAGCATGAATCTTGACACATCAGTCAACATGGTCAACCTAAAAGGGGCTG ATGGAGCAACAGGAAACCTCTTGGATTTTGCTGAATCTCAAGACACAGTGATGGATAATACAGACAGTCAAGCGAACCTT GAGATGGATGATGGCCTGGATGAAGCCTtttcaag atTTGCAGAGGCCCGTACTCAGGTCCTGGACATTGGGCTGACCCCTCTTGAACACTGCTCTGACCCAGAAACCAACAGTAACGATTCTAGAGCTGATGACCACATTTGCCCTTGA